Proteins encoded by one window of Enterobacter pseudoroggenkampii:
- the pyrF gene encoding orotidine-5'-phosphate decarboxylase produces the protein MTSVTSSTSRVITDSPVVVALDYNKRDAALAFVDGIDPRDCRLKVGKEMFTLFGPQIVRDLQQRGFDVFLDLKFHDIPNTTAHAVAAAAELGVWMVNVHASGGARMMTAAREALLPFGKDAPLLIAVTVLTSMDESDLRDLGMTLSPAEHAERLARLTQQCGLDGVVCSAQEAVRFKSALGRDFKLVTPGIRPAGSDVGDQRRIMTPEQALAAGVDYMVIGRPVTQSPNPAETLKAINASLKKGA, from the coding sequence ATGACGTCTGTTACATCCTCCACTTCCCGCGTAATTACGGATTCTCCTGTTGTTGTTGCGCTTGATTACAATAAGCGTGACGCTGCACTGGCGTTTGTCGACGGTATCGACCCTCGCGACTGCCGTTTGAAAGTTGGCAAAGAGATGTTCACGCTGTTTGGACCGCAAATCGTTCGCGATCTGCAACAGCGCGGCTTTGACGTTTTCCTCGACCTCAAATTCCATGATATCCCGAATACTACGGCCCACGCCGTTGCCGCAGCCGCAGAGCTGGGCGTATGGATGGTCAACGTCCATGCGTCGGGCGGGGCAAGAATGATGACCGCCGCCCGTGAGGCGCTCCTGCCGTTCGGTAAAGATGCGCCGCTGTTGATCGCAGTCACCGTGCTGACCAGTATGGACGAAAGTGATTTACGCGACCTTGGCATGACGTTGTCACCTGCGGAGCATGCCGAACGTCTCGCGCGTCTGACGCAGCAGTGTGGCCTGGATGGCGTCGTCTGCTCCGCGCAGGAAGCGGTTCGTTTCAAATCAGCGCTGGGCCGGGATTTTAAACTGGTCACGCCGGGGATCCGCCCTGCAGGCAGCGACGTGGGCGATCAGCGCCGCATTATGACGCCTGAGCAGGCGCTGGCTGCAGGCGTTGACTACATGGTCATCGGTCGTCCGGTGACGCAGTCTCCAAACCCTGCTGAGACGCTTAAGGCTATCAACGCATCGCTGAAAAAGGGGGCGTAA
- the yciH gene encoding stress response translation initiation inhibitor YciH — translation MTDSNSRLVYSTESGRIDEPKAKVERPKGDGIVRIQRQTSGRKGKGVCLISGIDLDDAELTTLAAELKKKCGCGGAVKDGIIEIQGDKRDLIKSLLEAKGMKVKLAGG, via the coding sequence ATGACCGATTCCAACAGTCGTCTGGTCTATTCAACCGAGAGTGGGCGTATAGACGAACCGAAAGCGAAAGTGGAACGTCCTAAGGGGGACGGCATCGTTCGGATCCAGCGCCAGACCAGCGGACGAAAAGGGAAAGGCGTTTGCCTGATCTCCGGCATTGACCTGGATGATGCTGAACTGACAACGCTGGCGGCCGAGTTGAAAAAGAAATGTGGCTGCGGCGGTGCCGTGAAAGATGGCATTATTGAAATCCAGGGTGATAAACGCGATTTAATAAAATCGCTGCTGGAAGCCAAAGGCATGAAAGTCAAACTGGCAGGCGGCTAA
- the pgpB gene encoding phosphatidylglycerophosphatase B, whose translation MLSIARRTAAGAAILLIMPLAVWLSGWMWQPGQNATWLKTLYWITETVTQPWGIITHVLLCAWFLWCLRFRLRAALMLFAILGGAILVGQGVKSWVKDRVQEPRPFVVWLEKTHHVPVDEFYNLKRKDRGTLVKEQLAEQQDIPKFLRKHWQKETGFAFPSGHTMFAASWALLGVGLLWPRRRTVTLVILLVWATGVMGSRLLLGMHWPRDLVVATLISWLLVTLATWLAERFCGPLTPPPEEKEEIAERDQTDA comes from the coding sequence ATGCTTTCAATCGCCAGACGTACGGCAGCAGGCGCGGCCATTTTACTGATTATGCCCCTGGCCGTATGGCTCTCAGGCTGGATGTGGCAGCCGGGGCAGAATGCCACGTGGCTGAAAACGTTATACTGGATAACGGAAACGGTCACCCAGCCGTGGGGAATTATTACCCATGTCCTCCTCTGCGCCTGGTTTCTGTGGTGCCTGCGCTTTCGTTTGCGTGCGGCGCTGATGCTTTTTGCGATCCTCGGAGGCGCTATCCTTGTTGGTCAGGGCGTGAAGTCCTGGGTAAAAGATCGCGTTCAGGAACCGCGTCCTTTTGTCGTCTGGCTGGAAAAAACGCATCATGTTCCGGTGGATGAGTTCTACAATTTAAAGCGTAAAGATCGCGGAACCCTGGTGAAAGAACAGCTTGCGGAACAGCAGGATATCCCGAAATTCTTGCGTAAACACTGGCAGAAAGAGACGGGATTCGCGTTTCCTTCCGGTCACACCATGTTTGCGGCCAGCTGGGCGTTACTGGGGGTGGGGCTGCTGTGGCCAAGGCGTCGAACGGTCACGCTCGTGATTTTACTTGTCTGGGCGACAGGGGTTATGGGCAGCCGCTTACTGCTGGGGATGCACTGGCCGCGGGACCTGGTCGTTGCCACGCTTATCTCATGGCTGCTGGTGACGCTGGCGACCTGGCTCGCTGAACGATTCTGCGGCCCGCTTACACCACCGCCAGAAGAGAAAGAAGAAATAGCCGAAAGGGACCAAACGGACGCCTGA
- a CDS encoding LapA family protein yields MKYLLIFLLVLAIFVISVTLGAQNDQQVTFNYLLAQGEYRVSSLLAVLFAAGFAIGWLVCGLFWLKVRVSLARAERKIKRLENNIAPASDIPESSGVPVVKE; encoded by the coding sequence GTGAAATATTTACTCATTTTCTTACTGGTATTGGCGATTTTTGTCATTTCAGTCACGTTGGGTGCACAAAACGATCAGCAGGTGACGTTTAACTATCTGCTGGCTCAGGGTGAGTATCGCGTCTCGAGCCTGCTGGCGGTCTTATTTGCTGCTGGTTTTGCCATTGGCTGGCTGGTTTGCGGTCTGTTCTGGTTGAAAGTCCGTGTTTCTCTTGCGCGCGCTGAACGTAAAATTAAGCGACTCGAAAATAACATTGCCCCTGCGTCTGACATCCCGGAAAGCTCTGGTGTGCCGGTCGTGAAGGAATAA
- a CDS encoding YmiA family putative membrane protein, producing MRLAMPSGSEEPQRDPALKRKAWLAVFLVSTLFWVVVALLAWKYWG from the coding sequence ATGAGGTTAGCAATGCCTTCAGGAAGTGAAGAACCGCAAAGGGATCCTGCGCTCAAGCGTAAAGCCTGGCTGGCGGTCTTTCTCGTCTCTACCCTGTTTTGGGTGGTGGTTGCTCTCCTGGCCTGGAAATATTGGGGTTAA
- the cysB gene encoding HTH-type transcriptional regulator CysB, which produces MKLQQLRYIVEVVNHNLNVSSTAEGLYTSQPGISKQVRMLEDELGIQIFARSGKHLTQVTPAGQEIIRIAREVLSKVDAIKSVAGEHTWPDKGSLYIATTHTQARYALPGVIKGFIERYPRVSLHMHQGSPTQIAEAVSKGNADFAIATEALHLYDDLVMLPCYHWNRSIVVTPDHPLAGKGSVSIEELAQYPLVTYTFGFTGRSELDTAFNRAGLTPRIVFTATDADVIKTYVRLGLGVGVIASMAVDPVSDPDLVRLDAHDVFSHSTTKIGFRRSTFLRSYMYDFIQRFAPHLTRDVVDTAVALRSNEDIEEMFKDIKLPEK; this is translated from the coding sequence ATGAAATTACAGCAGCTTCGTTATATCGTTGAGGTGGTGAATCATAACCTTAACGTCTCTTCTACCGCCGAGGGGTTGTATACCTCGCAACCGGGCATCAGCAAACAAGTTCGTATGCTGGAGGATGAGTTAGGTATCCAGATATTTGCCCGCAGCGGTAAGCATCTCACTCAGGTGACGCCCGCGGGTCAGGAAATCATCCGCATTGCGCGGGAAGTCCTCTCTAAAGTCGATGCGATTAAGTCAGTGGCAGGGGAACACACCTGGCCGGATAAAGGTTCGCTGTATATTGCCACGACGCATACCCAGGCGCGCTATGCGCTTCCCGGTGTCATCAAAGGCTTTATCGAGCGTTATCCCCGCGTCTCTTTGCATATGCACCAGGGCTCGCCAACGCAAATTGCTGAAGCCGTTTCCAAGGGTAATGCAGACTTTGCCATCGCCACCGAAGCGCTTCACCTCTACGACGATCTGGTCATGCTTCCATGCTATCACTGGAACCGTTCCATCGTGGTGACCCCGGATCACCCCCTGGCGGGTAAAGGGTCGGTCTCTATTGAAGAGCTGGCGCAGTATCCATTGGTGACGTATACGTTTGGCTTTACCGGCCGCTCCGAGCTTGATACGGCCTTTAACCGGGCAGGGCTAACGCCGCGCATTGTCTTTACCGCGACGGATGCAGACGTGATTAAGACCTATGTGCGGCTTGGTCTGGGGGTGGGCGTCATTGCCAGCATGGCGGTGGATCCGGTGTCAGACCCTGACCTGGTGCGTCTTGATGCGCACGATGTTTTCAGTCATAGCACCACAAAGATTGGATTCCGTCGCAGCACCTTCCTGCGCAGCTATATGTATGATTTTATTCAGCGCTTTGCCCCTCATTTAACGCGTGATGTGGTTGATACCGCCGTTGCATTACGCTCAAATGAAGATATTGAAGAGATGTTTAAAGACATCAAACTCCCCGAAAAATAA
- the ymiC gene encoding small membrane protein YmiC has translation MNNMTSHKYWSWIGVFTVSILFWSQLIWLALH, from the coding sequence ATGAATAACATGACGTCTCACAAATACTGGTCATGGATCGGCGTTTTTACCGTGTCGATTCTGTTCTGGAGCCAGCTCATCTGGTTGGCCCTCCACTAA
- the lapB gene encoding lipopolysaccharide assembly protein LapB: MLELLFLLLPVAAAYGWYMGRRSAQQTKQDEANRLSRDYVAGVNFLLSNQQDKAVDLFLDMLKEDTGTVEAHLTLGNLFRSRGEVDRAIRIHQTLMESASLTYDQRLLAVQQLGRDYMAAGLYDRAEDMFAQLVDETDFRIGALQQLLQIYQATSDWQKAIDTAERLVKLGKDKQRVEIAHFYCELALQQMGNDDMDKAMALLKKGAAADRNSARISIMMGRVFMANGDYAKAVESLLRVIDQDKELVSETLEMLQTCYQQLDKQEEWVAFLRRCVEENTGATAELMLSDVVEQYEGSDTAQVYITRQLQRHPTMRVFHKLMDYHLNDAEEGRAKESLMVLRDMVGEQVRSKPRYRCQKCGFTAYTLYWHCPSCRAWSTIKPIRGLDGQ; this comes from the coding sequence ATGCTGGAGTTGTTGTTTCTGCTTTTGCCTGTAGCCGCAGCCTATGGCTGGTATATGGGCCGCAGAAGTGCGCAACAAACAAAACAGGATGAGGCCAACCGGCTCTCCCGCGACTACGTTGCGGGGGTGAACTTCCTCCTGAGCAATCAGCAGGACAAAGCGGTAGACCTGTTCCTCGATATGCTGAAAGAGGATACAGGGACGGTTGAAGCGCATCTCACCCTGGGTAACCTGTTCCGCTCGCGCGGCGAGGTCGATCGCGCCATTCGTATTCACCAGACCCTGATGGAAAGCGCCTCGCTGACCTACGATCAACGTCTCCTTGCGGTGCAACAGCTGGGGCGTGATTACATGGCCGCGGGGTTGTACGATCGCGCCGAAGATATGTTCGCGCAGCTGGTGGATGAAACAGATTTCCGCATCGGCGCGCTGCAGCAGCTCCTGCAGATTTATCAGGCCACCAGCGACTGGCAAAAAGCCATTGATACGGCTGAACGCCTGGTGAAGCTGGGTAAAGATAAGCAGCGCGTTGAGATAGCCCATTTCTACTGTGAGCTTGCGCTTCAGCAGATGGGTAACGACGACATGGATAAAGCCATGGCGCTGCTGAAGAAAGGCGCCGCCGCGGACCGCAACAGCGCGCGAATCTCCATCATGATGGGACGCGTCTTTATGGCGAATGGCGACTATGCCAAAGCCGTTGAAAGCCTGCTGCGGGTTATCGACCAGGATAAAGAGCTGGTCAGTGAAACGCTGGAAATGCTGCAAACCTGCTATCAACAGCTGGACAAGCAGGAAGAGTGGGTGGCATTCCTGCGTCGCTGCGTGGAAGAAAATACCGGTGCCACCGCTGAACTGATGCTCTCAGACGTTGTTGAGCAGTATGAGGGAAGCGACACCGCGCAGGTGTATATTACGCGCCAGCTGCAGCGTCATCCGACCATGCGGGTGTTCCATAAGCTGATGGATTACCACCTGAACGATGCTGAAGAAGGGCGCGCCAAAGAGAGCCTGATGGTCCTGCGCGACATGGTTGGCGAGCAGGTGCGCAGCAAGCCGCGCTATCGTTGCCAGAAGTGTGGTTTTACCGCGTATACGCTCTACTGGCACTGTCCTTCCTGCCGTGCCTGGTCCACCATCAAGCCCATTCGTGGCCTGGACGGGCAGTGA
- a CDS encoding DNA-binding transcriptional regulator YciT: MNSRQQLILQMVIDQGRVSVVDLAKTTGVSEVTIRQDLNLLEKQSYLRRAHGYAVPLDSDDVETRMMNNYALKRELAEFAASLVNNGETVFIENGSSNALLARTLADQKDVTIITVSSYIAHLLKETRCEVILLGGIYQKKSESMVGPLTRQYVQQVHFSKAFIGIDGWQPETGFTGRDMMRSDVVNAVLEKECEAIVLTDSSKFGAVHPYTMGPASRFSRVITDERLSDAHRNKLEDDGLIVNIIKTTA; the protein is encoded by the coding sequence ATGAATTCCCGACAACAACTCATTTTGCAGATGGTCATCGATCAGGGACGCGTAAGCGTAGTCGATCTCGCTAAAACCACCGGCGTGTCTGAAGTCACAATCCGTCAGGATCTTAATCTGCTGGAAAAACAGAGCTACCTGCGTCGCGCGCACGGATATGCTGTCCCGCTGGACAGTGATGACGTTGAGACGCGCATGATGAATAACTACGCGCTCAAACGTGAACTGGCGGAATTTGCCGCGTCCCTGGTGAACAACGGCGAGACCGTTTTTATTGAAAACGGCAGCAGTAATGCCCTTCTGGCACGCACGCTTGCCGATCAAAAGGACGTTACTATCATCACCGTCAGCAGCTATATCGCGCATTTGCTCAAAGAGACGCGCTGCGAGGTGATTCTGCTCGGGGGTATTTACCAGAAAAAAAGCGAAAGTATGGTAGGCCCGCTGACCCGTCAGTATGTCCAGCAGGTTCATTTCAGCAAGGCCTTTATCGGGATTGACGGCTGGCAACCGGAGACAGGTTTCACCGGTCGGGATATGATGCGCTCTGACGTTGTGAATGCTGTGCTGGAAAAAGAGTGTGAAGCCATTGTGCTCACCGACAGCTCTAAATTTGGCGCCGTTCACCCGTATACGATGGGCCCCGCTTCACGCTTTAGCCGCGTGATTACCGACGAAAGATTGAGCGACGCGCACCGAAATAAACTGGAAGATGACGGACTGATCGTCAATATTATTAAAACGACCGCCTGA
- the ribA gene encoding GTP cyclohydrolase II, which produces MQLKRVAEAKLPTPWGDFLMVGFEELATGQDHVALVYGDISGQTPVLSRVHSECLTGDALFSLRCDCGFQLEAALSHIAEEGRGVLLYHRQEGRNIGLLNKIRAYALQDQGYDTVEANHQLGFAADERDFTLCADMFKLLGVDEVRLLTNNPKKVEILTEAGINIVERVPLIVGRNPKNAHYLDTKAAKMGHLLKE; this is translated from the coding sequence ATGCAGCTTAAACGTGTGGCAGAAGCCAAACTGCCAACCCCATGGGGCGATTTCCTGATGGTGGGTTTTGAAGAACTGGCAACCGGACAGGATCATGTCGCGCTGGTGTATGGCGACATTTCAGGGCAGACGCCGGTGCTGTCCCGCGTCCATTCAGAGTGTCTTACCGGCGACGCGCTGTTCAGCCTGCGCTGTGATTGTGGTTTCCAGCTGGAAGCCGCCCTGTCTCATATTGCAGAAGAAGGCCGCGGCGTGCTGCTTTATCACCGTCAGGAAGGTCGTAATATTGGTCTGCTGAATAAAATCCGCGCTTACGCGCTTCAGGACCAGGGCTACGATACGGTGGAAGCAAACCATCAGCTCGGCTTCGCCGCTGACGAACGCGACTTCACCTTGTGCGCCGATATGTTCAAGCTGCTGGGCGTGGACGAAGTTCGTCTGCTGACCAATAACCCGAAAAAAGTGGAGATTCTGACCGAAGCGGGGATCAACATCGTTGAGCGTGTACCGCTGATTGTCGGCCGTAACCCGAAAAACGCCCACTACCTGGATACTAAAGCTGCCAAAATGGGCCATCTGCTGAAAGAGTGA
- the acnA gene encoding aconitate hydratase AcnA, which yields MSLTLREASKDTLQAENKTWHYYSLPLAARTLGDISRLPKSLKVLLENLLRWQDGDSVTLDDIQALAGWLEKAHADREIAYRPARVLMQDFTGVPAVVDLAAMREAVKRLGGDTAKVNPLSPVDLVIDHSVTVDRFGDDDAFGENVRLEMERNHERYVFLKWGQQAFSRFSVVPPGTGICHQVNLEYLGKAVWSELQDKEWVAYPDTLVGTDSHTTMINGLGVLGWGVGGIEAEAAMLGQPVSMLIPDVVGFKLTGRLSEGITATDLVLTVTQMLRKHGVVGKFVEFYGDGLDSLPLADRATIANMAPEYGATCGFFPIDDVTLEYMRLSGRSEEQVALVEAYTKAQGMWRNPGDEPVFTSTLELDMGSVEASLAGPKRPQDRVALSDVPKAFAASNALEVNVAQKDHRPVDYVLNGHQYQLPDGAVVIAAITSCTNTSNPSVLMAAGLLAKKAVELGLKPQPWVKASLAPGSKVVSDYLAQAKLTPYLDELGFNLVGYGCTTCIGNSGPLPEPIETAIKQGDLTVGAVLSGNRNFEGRIHPLVKTNWLASPPLVVAYALAGNMNINLVTDPIGHDRKNDPVYLKDIWPSSREIALAVEKVSTEMFRKEYAEVFEGTPEWKAINVIGSDTYDWQDDSTYIRLSPFFDEMQAEPAPLKDIHGARILAMLGDSVTTDHISPAGSIKADSPAGRYLQSRGVERRDFNSYGSRRGNHEVMMRGTFANIRIRNEMVPGVEGGMTRYLPGTEVVSIYDAAVKYQQAGTPLAVIAGKEYGSGSSRDWAAKGPRLLGVRVVIAESFERIHRSNLIGMGILPLEFPQGVTRKTLGLTGEEQIDISGLQNLQPGKTVPVTLTRADGKTEVLECRCRIDTATELTYYQNDGILHYVIRKMLD from the coding sequence ATGTCGTTAACCCTACGCGAAGCCAGTAAGGACACATTACAGGCAGAAAATAAAACCTGGCATTACTACAGCCTGCCGCTGGCTGCCAGAACGCTTGGGGACATTTCGCGTTTACCCAAGTCATTGAAAGTTTTACTGGAAAATCTATTGCGCTGGCAGGACGGTGACTCTGTCACCCTCGATGATATCCAGGCGCTGGCAGGGTGGCTTGAAAAAGCCCATGCCGACAGAGAAATCGCCTACCGCCCGGCAAGGGTGCTGATGCAGGACTTTACCGGCGTCCCTGCCGTCGTTGATTTGGCCGCGATGCGCGAGGCCGTTAAGCGTCTCGGCGGAGATACGGCAAAAGTGAATCCGCTCTCCCCCGTTGACCTCGTTATTGACCACTCCGTAACCGTCGATCGCTTTGGTGATGATGACGCCTTTGGCGAGAACGTGCGTCTGGAGATGGAGCGTAACCACGAGCGCTACGTGTTCCTGAAATGGGGGCAGCAGGCGTTCAGCCGGTTTAGCGTGGTCCCGCCAGGTACCGGTATTTGTCACCAGGTTAACCTTGAATATCTGGGTAAAGCCGTCTGGAGCGAATTGCAGGATAAAGAATGGGTCGCCTATCCGGACACGCTGGTGGGCACGGACTCCCATACCACCATGATCAACGGTCTGGGCGTGCTGGGCTGGGGCGTCGGGGGTATCGAAGCGGAAGCGGCCATGCTCGGCCAGCCGGTGTCCATGCTTATCCCGGATGTGGTGGGCTTCAAGCTCACCGGCAGGCTGTCTGAAGGCATTACCGCCACCGATCTGGTGCTTACCGTCACCCAGATGCTGCGTAAGCATGGTGTGGTAGGCAAGTTTGTCGAATTCTACGGGGACGGACTGGATTCACTGCCGCTGGCCGACCGCGCCACCATTGCCAATATGGCGCCGGAATACGGTGCAACCTGCGGCTTTTTCCCTATTGATGATGTGACGCTGGAATACATGCGTCTTAGCGGACGTAGCGAAGAGCAGGTCGCGCTGGTGGAAGCGTACACCAAAGCGCAGGGCATGTGGCGCAATCCGGGCGATGAGCCTGTTTTCACCAGCACGCTTGAACTCGATATGGGAAGCGTCGAAGCGAGCCTCGCAGGGCCGAAACGCCCGCAGGACAGGGTTGCGCTGAGTGACGTGCCAAAAGCCTTTGCCGCCAGCAATGCGCTGGAAGTAAACGTGGCGCAGAAGGACCATCGTCCCGTCGACTATGTTCTGAACGGACATCAGTATCAGCTTCCGGATGGTGCGGTGGTGATTGCCGCCATTACCTCGTGCACCAACACGTCCAACCCCAGCGTATTGATGGCAGCCGGTCTGCTGGCTAAAAAGGCGGTAGAGCTTGGGCTAAAACCTCAGCCATGGGTCAAGGCCTCGCTGGCACCAGGTTCCAAAGTGGTTTCGGATTACCTGGCTCAGGCCAAACTGACGCCGTACCTTGACGAACTGGGCTTTAACCTCGTGGGCTACGGCTGTACGACCTGTATTGGTAACTCTGGTCCACTGCCTGAACCCATTGAAACGGCGATTAAGCAGGGTGACCTGACGGTAGGCGCGGTCCTGTCCGGCAACCGAAACTTTGAAGGGCGTATTCACCCGCTGGTGAAAACCAACTGGCTCGCCTCGCCGCCGCTGGTGGTCGCTTATGCCCTGGCAGGGAACATGAATATCAACCTGGTGACCGATCCGATTGGCCACGATCGCAAGAATGATCCTGTCTACCTGAAAGATATCTGGCCATCCTCGCGGGAAATCGCGCTGGCCGTTGAAAAAGTCTCAACCGAGATGTTCCGCAAAGAGTATGCGGAGGTCTTTGAAGGCACGCCGGAATGGAAAGCCATCAACGTCATTGGCTCTGATACCTATGACTGGCAGGATGACTCGACCTATATTCGTCTGTCGCCGTTCTTTGATGAGATGCAGGCCGAGCCGGCGCCGCTTAAGGATATCCACGGCGCGCGCATTCTGGCGATGCTGGGGGATTCTGTCACGACGGACCACATCTCACCGGCGGGGAGTATCAAAGCCGATAGCCCGGCGGGTCGTTATCTGCAAAGCCGGGGCGTCGAACGCCGTGATTTTAACTCCTACGGATCGCGCCGCGGTAACCATGAAGTCATGATGCGCGGGACCTTTGCCAACATCCGCATTCGTAACGAAATGGTGCCGGGCGTGGAAGGGGGCATGACGCGCTATCTGCCGGGGACGGAAGTGGTGTCGATTTATGATGCGGCGGTCAAATATCAACAGGCAGGTACGCCGCTGGCGGTGATTGCCGGGAAAGAGTACGGTTCCGGCTCCAGCCGTGACTGGGCGGCGAAAGGTCCGCGTCTGCTTGGCGTTCGCGTGGTCATCGCCGAATCGTTCGAACGTATTCACCGCTCGAATCTGATTGGTATGGGGATCCTGCCGCTTGAGTTCCCGCAGGGCGTGACGCGTAAAACGCTGGGCCTGACCGGGGAAGAGCAGATTGACATTAGCGGCCTGCAAAACCTGCAGCCGGGTAAAACGGTGCCGGTAACGTTAACGCGGGCAGACGGCAAAACCGAGGTGCTGGAGTGCCGATGCCGTATTGATACGGCAACCGAGCTGACCTACTACCAGAACGACGGCATTTTACATTACGTGATTCGTAAGATGCTGGATTGA
- the osmB gene encoding osmotically-inducible lipoprotein OsmB, protein MTLTSKKLAAAVLAITVAMSLSACSNWSKRDRNTAIGAGAGALGGAVLTDGSTLGTLGGAAVGGIIGHQVGK, encoded by the coding sequence ATGACCTTAACCAGCAAAAAATTAGCCGCCGCTGTTCTGGCAATCACTGTAGCAATGTCCCTGAGCGCATGCTCTAACTGGTCTAAACGTGACCGTAACACCGCTATTGGTGCCGGTGCCGGTGCTCTCGGTGGTGCAGTATTAACGGATGGTAGTACGCTGGGTACATTAGGTGGCGCTGCTGTCGGTGGTATTATCGGTCACCAGGTTGGCAAATAA